In Mastigocladopsis repens PCC 10914, a single window of DNA contains:
- a CDS encoding endonuclease MutS2, whose amino-acid sequence MIQSETLELLEWSRLCQHLSTFAATKLGAIAARHLRIPATQSQSEDLLVQTKEVYELESRLGTGLSFDGIQDIGDSLERAQLQGILTGDELLAIATTLAGTRNVRRVIDNHPDLTILNELVADLRTYPELEQEIHRCIDERGQVTDRASQKLTEIRTSLRQLRSQITQKLQNILQVKANAVQEQIITQRGDRFVIPVKAPQKDAIPGIVHDTSSSGATLYVEPNSIVPLGNQLRQLVRREQIEEEAIRRIITQQVAAVTPDLERLLAIVTTLDLALAKARYSLWLKANPPRFIKREENESITLRQLRHPLLEWQHHHEQGHPVVPVDLLIQPQIRVVTITGPNTGGKTVTLKTLGLAVLMAKVGLFVPAREPVELPWFDKVLADIGDEQSLQQNLSTFSGHIRRISRILEAIDEEETRGHGDEENNSFPPSSLILLDEVGAGTDPAEGSALAISLLQYLADHALLTIATTHFGELKALKYQDERFENASVEFDESTLSPTYRLLWGIPGRSNALTIARRLGLKLEVVEQAKTQLGGATDEVNQVIAGLEAQRRRQETKAEQAQDLLQQAERLYKEVSAKATALEEREQGLRASQEVAVQQAITQAKGEVAQVIRRLQQGKPTAQDAQQATNALNQIAGKFIPEPPPKPKVGFIPKVGDRIRIPKLGQTAEVLTAPDEDGELTVRFGIMKMTVKLEDVESLDGQKAESVVKPKAMSTTASVPSAPQPTLAIRTSQNTVDLRGRRVSDAEFILDKAISEATGSVWIIHGHGTGKLRQGVHSFLHQHPRVSRYEAAEQADGGTGVTIAYVK is encoded by the coding sequence TTGATCCAATCTGAGACTTTAGAACTACTGGAATGGTCTCGCCTCTGCCAGCACTTGTCTACCTTTGCGGCAACTAAACTGGGGGCTATTGCTGCACGCCATCTCAGAATTCCTGCTACGCAATCGCAAAGCGAGGATTTGTTAGTCCAAACAAAGGAAGTCTACGAACTGGAAAGCCGCCTAGGTACGGGGCTTTCGTTTGATGGAATTCAAGATATTGGCGATTCTTTGGAACGCGCACAACTGCAAGGAATTTTGACAGGCGATGAACTATTGGCGATCGCCACCACTCTGGCTGGCACAAGAAACGTACGCCGTGTCATCGACAATCACCCAGATTTGACGATATTAAATGAATTGGTTGCTGATTTACGGACTTATCCAGAATTAGAGCAAGAAATTCACCGATGTATAGATGAAAGAGGACAGGTTACTGACCGCGCCAGCCAAAAACTCACTGAAATTCGCACTTCTCTACGGCAATTACGCAGTCAAATTACCCAAAAACTGCAAAATATCTTACAGGTAAAAGCGAATGCAGTTCAAGAACAAATCATTACTCAAAGAGGCGATCGCTTTGTGATTCCGGTAAAAGCGCCCCAAAAAGACGCCATACCGGGCATTGTCCACGATACTTCCAGCAGCGGCGCCACGTTGTATGTGGAACCGAATTCCATAGTTCCTTTAGGAAACCAATTGCGGCAGTTGGTAAGAAGAGAGCAAATAGAAGAAGAGGCAATTCGCCGCATTATAACTCAGCAAGTGGCTGCAGTCACGCCAGATTTAGAAAGGTTGTTAGCAATTGTCACTACCTTGGATTTGGCATTGGCAAAAGCACGTTACAGTTTATGGTTAAAAGCAAATCCCCCCCGCTTTATTAAGCGCGAGGAAAACGAAAGCATTACCTTGCGGCAGTTGCGTCATCCGCTTTTGGAATGGCAGCATCACCACGAACAAGGACATCCAGTCGTTCCTGTAGATTTGCTCATTCAGCCGCAAATTCGGGTAGTTACGATTACCGGCCCAAACACTGGCGGTAAAACTGTGACTTTGAAAACCCTGGGTTTGGCAGTATTGATGGCGAAAGTAGGTTTATTTGTGCCTGCTCGCGAACCAGTAGAATTACCTTGGTTTGACAAGGTGTTGGCAGATATAGGAGATGAACAGTCCCTACAGCAAAATTTATCCACCTTCTCTGGGCACATCCGCCGCATCAGCCGGATTTTGGAAGCGATAGACGAAGAGGAGACACGGGGACACGGGGACGAGGAGAATAATTCTTTCCCCCCCTCCTCCCTCATCCTCCTCGACGAAGTGGGTGCAGGAACAGACCCAGCGGAAGGAAGTGCTTTGGCAATATCACTCCTGCAATATCTAGCAGACCATGCCCTGTTGACTATTGCGACCACTCACTTTGGTGAACTCAAAGCGCTGAAATACCAAGATGAGCGGTTTGAAAATGCCTCTGTAGAATTTGATGAAAGTACCCTTTCACCCACTTACCGTCTGCTTTGGGGAATTCCAGGACGTTCCAACGCCCTCACAATTGCCCGTCGCTTAGGGTTGAAACTAGAAGTTGTGGAACAGGCGAAAACCCAACTGGGAGGAGCAACAGACGAAGTCAATCAGGTGATTGCTGGTTTGGAAGCGCAACGCCGCCGTCAGGAAACTAAAGCGGAACAAGCACAGGATTTGTTGCAGCAAGCAGAACGTTTATACAAAGAGGTATCCGCAAAAGCCACAGCACTAGAGGAAAGGGAACAAGGTTTGCGTGCCTCACAAGAGGTGGCAGTGCAGCAGGCAATTACCCAAGCAAAAGGTGAAGTAGCCCAAGTGATTCGGCGCTTGCAACAAGGGAAGCCAACAGCACAAGATGCCCAACAAGCAACAAATGCTTTGAACCAGATAGCGGGAAAATTTATACCAGAACCCCCACCAAAACCAAAAGTGGGATTTATTCCCAAAGTGGGCGATCGCATCCGTATACCCAAGTTGGGGCAAACAGCAGAAGTTTTAACTGCTCCTGATGAGGATGGTGAGTTAACTGTCCGTTTTGGGATCATGAAGATGACGGTGAAGCTAGAAGACGTAGAATCTTTAGATGGTCAAAAAGCTGAATCAGTCGTCAAGCCGAAAGCGATGTCAACAACAGCCTCAGTGCCTTCTGCACCACAACCAACCCTCGCAATTCGCACATCCCAAAATACAGTAGATTTGCGCGGACGTAGGGTGTCTGATGCGGAATTTATCTTAGATAAGGCAATTTCGGAAGCCACAGGATCAGTATGGATTATTCACGGACATGGCACGGGTAAGCTGCGACAAGGTGTTCACTCCTTCTTGCACCAGCATCCCAGAGTCAGTCGCTACGAAGCAGCAGAACAAGCCGACGGCGGCACTGGTGTAACAATTGCTTACGTTAAATAA
- a CDS encoding L,D-transpeptidase, with protein MSNTLYYRSAFKFGLTTIALLFSVQLHATAQTTVEQKITGDETINQLNSPPMQSTLPSTAERRRRLLLRLKRPVQPGSPPIQPTIPNTSEQKIRLLLNLKQRRLYVYKGDTLQASYPVAVGKPGWETPTGKFTVINRVENPAWENPFVANREVVPPGPKNPLGERWIGFWTDGKDQIGFHGTYNRDTVGKAVSHGCIRMYNEDVRKLYEMVTIGTPVVVIR; from the coding sequence ATGAGTAATACCTTGTATTACCGCAGTGCTTTCAAATTTGGTTTGACGACGATCGCACTACTTTTCTCGGTGCAACTACATGCTACAGCCCAGACGACAGTCGAGCAAAAAATAACTGGTGACGAAACCATTAATCAGTTAAACTCTCCTCCAATGCAGTCAACCCTTCCCAGTACTGCTGAACGAAGGCGTCGTTTACTTCTCAGGCTCAAGCGTCCAGTTCAGCCAGGTTCTCCTCCTATACAGCCAACTATTCCTAATACTTCCGAGCAAAAGATCCGTTTACTACTTAACCTTAAGCAAAGGAGACTTTACGTTTATAAAGGCGATACTTTACAAGCGAGCTACCCCGTGGCTGTAGGGAAACCGGGATGGGAAACGCCTACAGGCAAATTTACAGTTATTAATAGGGTTGAAAACCCAGCTTGGGAAAACCCATTCGTTGCCAACAGAGAAGTCGTCCCTCCAGGTCCAAAGAACCCTCTAGGAGAACGTTGGATTGGATTTTGGACCGATGGAAAAGACCAAATTGGATTTCATGGCACTTATAACAGAGACACTGTAGGGAAAGCAGTTTCTCATGGTTGTATTCGTATGTATAACGAGGACGTGCGAAAACTGTATGAGATGGTGACAATAGGAACCCCTGTAGTCGTGATCCGTTAA